In one window of Comamonas testosteroni DNA:
- the rplR gene encoding 50S ribosomal protein L18: MLNKKEQRLRRARQTRIRIAQQGVARLSVNRTNLHIYASVVSEDGTTVLASASTAEVEVRSQLGAAGKGGNVAAATLIGKRIAEKAKAAGVEKVAFDRAGFAYHGRVKALAEAAREAGLQF; the protein is encoded by the coding sequence ATGTTGAACAAGAAAGAGCAGCGTCTGCGCCGTGCCCGTCAGACTCGCATTCGCATTGCCCAGCAAGGCGTTGCACGTCTGAGCGTGAACCGCACCAACCTCCATATCTACGCCTCCGTGGTTTCGGAAGACGGCACTACCGTGCTGGCTTCGGCCTCCACTGCAGAAGTCGAAGTGCGTTCGCAGCTCGGCGCCGCTGGCAAGGGTGGCAACGTGGCCGCCGCCACGCTGATCGGCAAGCGCATTGCTGAGAAGGCTAAGGCTGCTGGCGTTGAGAAAGTGGCTTTCGACCGCGCCGGTTTTGCATACCACGGCCGCGTGAAGGCTTTGGCAGAAGCCGCTCGCGAAGCGGGCCTGCAGTTCTAA
- the glpK gene encoding glycerol kinase GlpK, whose translation MTTYLLALDQGTSSSRSIVFDTQGRIVASAQLELPQIYPQPGWVEHDPREIWRTQLSTAKEALAKAGLKAADIRSVGITNQRETTIVWNRKTGAPIHHGIVWQDRRAEPTCVQLREAGHSDAILRKTGLRIDAYFSGTKLKWLLDNVPGARAAAQAGELAFGTVDCWLIWQLTGGKRHVTDVSNASRTMLFNVHSNQWDADLLALLDIPACLMPEVLPSAADFGQTADEVLGGSINIGGVAGDQQSALFGQACFDAGMAKNTYGTGCFMLMHTGTSFQTSSNGLLTTSAAQASRQPQFALEGSVFVGGAVVQWLRDGLQAIEHSGQVQQLAESVPDSGGVMLVPAFTGLGAPYWKPDARGTITGLTRGTTMAHIARAALESIAYQSAALLGAMSRDAVATGGTPVSELRVDGGACVNNLLMQFQADLLGIPVVRPACVETTALGAAYLAGLSSGVYQSTEELSALWKAERRFLPTLGKGRADELMQRWEQAVRQTTAQ comes from the coding sequence ATGACAACCTATCTGCTCGCCCTGGACCAGGGCACCTCCAGCTCCCGCTCCATCGTCTTCGACACGCAAGGCCGCATCGTGGCATCGGCCCAGCTGGAGCTGCCGCAGATCTATCCGCAACCGGGCTGGGTAGAGCATGACCCGCGCGAGATCTGGCGCACCCAGCTGAGCACCGCCAAAGAGGCGCTGGCCAAGGCGGGCCTCAAGGCAGCCGACATCCGCTCGGTGGGCATTACCAACCAGCGCGAAACCACCATCGTCTGGAACCGCAAGACCGGCGCTCCCATTCACCACGGCATCGTCTGGCAGGACCGCCGCGCCGAACCCACCTGCGTGCAGTTGCGCGAAGCCGGTCACAGCGACGCCATTCTGCGCAAAACCGGCCTGCGCATCGATGCCTATTTTTCAGGCACCAAGCTCAAGTGGCTGCTGGACAACGTGCCCGGCGCACGCGCCGCAGCGCAGGCCGGCGAGCTGGCCTTCGGCACGGTGGATTGCTGGCTGATCTGGCAGCTGACGGGCGGCAAGCGCCATGTCACCGATGTGAGCAACGCCAGCCGCACCATGCTCTTCAATGTGCACAGCAACCAGTGGGATGCCGATCTGCTGGCCCTGCTGGACATTCCCGCGTGTCTGATGCCCGAGGTATTGCCTTCGGCCGCCGATTTCGGCCAGACGGCTGACGAGGTGCTGGGCGGCTCCATCAACATCGGCGGCGTGGCCGGCGACCAGCAAAGCGCACTGTTCGGCCAGGCCTGTTTTGATGCAGGCATGGCCAAGAACACCTACGGCACGGGTTGCTTCATGCTCATGCACACGGGTACCAGCTTCCAGACCTCGAGCAACGGCCTGCTGACCACATCGGCCGCCCAGGCGAGCCGCCAGCCCCAGTTTGCGCTGGAAGGCAGCGTCTTCGTCGGCGGTGCCGTGGTGCAGTGGCTGCGCGACGGCCTGCAGGCCATCGAGCACAGCGGCCAGGTGCAGCAACTGGCCGAAAGCGTGCCCGACAGCGGCGGCGTGATGCTGGTGCCGGCCTTTACCGGCCTGGGCGCCCCCTACTGGAAGCCTGACGCGCGCGGCACCATCACCGGACTGACGCGCGGCACGACGATGGCCCATATTGCGCGCGCGGCCCTGGAATCGATCGCCTACCAGAGTGCGGCCCTGCTCGGCGCCATGAGCCGAGACGCCGTGGCCACGGGCGGCACGCCGGTCAGCGAGCTGCGCGTGGACGGCGGAGCCTGCGTGAACAATCTGCTGATGCAGTTCCAGGCCGACCTGCTGGGCATTCCCGTGGTACGCCCGGCCTGCGTGGAAACCACGGCCCTGGGTGCGGCCTATCTGGCCGGCCTGTCCAGCGGCGTCTATCAGAGCACCGAGGAGCTGTCTGCCTTGTGGAAGGCCGAGCGCCGCTTCCTGCCCACGCTGGGCAAGGGCCGCGCCGACGAGCTGATGCAGCGCTGGGAACAGGCCGTGCGCCAGACCACGGCACAGTAA
- a CDS encoding GNAT family N-acetyltransferase: protein MNAAPYLIRPALPEDAAGIAGLLHDIGWFKAYETHSAAQNTEAVQALLDELQTGPERSLMLVAQDGQHRIHGYCAVHWLPVAVQQGWEAYVSELFVAEAARGAGLGQLLLDAATQAARERRCLRIWLVNNRERPSYVRGFYSSRGWSEQAEMARFVLPL from the coding sequence ATGAACGCTGCCCCCTATCTGATCCGCCCCGCACTCCCCGAAGATGCAGCAGGCATTGCCGGGTTACTGCACGACATCGGCTGGTTCAAGGCCTATGAAACCCATTCCGCCGCCCAGAACACCGAGGCCGTGCAGGCGCTGCTGGACGAGCTGCAGACCGGGCCGGAGCGCTCTCTGATGCTGGTGGCGCAAGACGGCCAGCACCGCATTCACGGCTACTGTGCCGTGCACTGGCTGCCGGTCGCCGTGCAGCAGGGCTGGGAGGCCTATGTCAGCGAGCTGTTTGTCGCCGAAGCGGCGCGCGGTGCCGGCCTCGGCCAGTTGCTGCTGGATGCGGCCACACAGGCTGCGCGCGAGCGCCGCTGCCTGCGCATCTGGCTGGTCAACAACCGCGAGCGTCCTTCCTATGTGCGCGGCTTTTATTCCAGCCGGGGCTGGAGCGAACAGGCCGAAATGGCGCGCTTTGTGCTCCCCCTCTGA
- the aqpZ gene encoding aquaporin Z: protein MASNVKKWSAEFLGTFWLTFGGCGSAVLAAAFPEVGIGLLGVSFAFGLTVLTGAYAFGPVSGGHFNPAVSVGLAVAGRFRFAELPGYIIAQVLGAIVAAATLYFIASGKAGAQVTDLATNGYGDHSPGKFNMAAALVTEVVLTAVFLLVILGSTTKKAAVGFAGMSIGLCLTLIHLISIPVTNTSVNPARSTGPALFGPAIALEQLWLFWLAPIVGAVIGAVIHKALLGDED, encoded by the coding sequence ATGGCATCCAATGTCAAAAAATGGTCGGCGGAGTTTCTGGGTACTTTCTGGTTGACGTTTGGCGGTTGTGGCAGCGCGGTGCTGGCAGCGGCCTTTCCAGAAGTGGGCATCGGCCTGCTGGGCGTGTCCTTTGCCTTCGGCCTGACGGTGCTGACGGGCGCTTACGCCTTCGGCCCCGTCTCCGGCGGCCACTTCAACCCGGCGGTCTCCGTCGGTCTGGCGGTGGCGGGGCGTTTTCGCTTTGCCGAGCTGCCCGGCTACATCATTGCCCAGGTCCTGGGCGCCATCGTGGCGGCAGCCACGCTGTACTTCATTGCCAGCGGCAAGGCCGGCGCCCAGGTGACCGATCTGGCCACCAATGGCTATGGCGACCACTCGCCGGGCAAGTTCAATATGGCGGCGGCGCTGGTGACCGAGGTGGTGCTGACCGCCGTGTTTCTGCTGGTGATTCTGGGCTCCACCACCAAGAAGGCCGCCGTGGGCTTTGCGGGCATGAGCATCGGACTGTGTCTGACGCTGATCCATCTGATCTCCATCCCCGTGACCAATACCTCGGTCAACCCTGCCCGCAGCACCGGCCCGGCGCTGTTCGGGCCGGCCATCGCGCTGGAGCAGCTGTGGCTGTTCTGGCTCGCGCCCATCGTGGGGGCCGTCATCGGAGCCGTGATCCACAAGGCGTTGCTGGGCGACGAAGACTGA
- the rpsH gene encoding 30S ribosomal protein S8 has protein sequence MSMSDPIADLLTRIRNAQMVSKATVSAPSSKVKVAIAQVLKEEGYIDGFEVKSEGGKSELEITLKYYAGRPVIERIERVSRPGLRVYKGRHAIPQVQNGLGVAIVTTPKGVMTDRKARAAGIGGEVLCYVA, from the coding sequence ATGAGCATGAGTGATCCCATCGCTGACTTGCTGACCCGCATCCGCAATGCACAAATGGTCTCCAAGGCCACTGTGTCGGCTCCTTCCTCCAAGGTCAAGGTTGCCATCGCACAAGTGCTGAAGGAAGAAGGCTATATCGACGGCTTCGAAGTGAAGTCCGAAGGTGGCAAGTCCGAACTCGAAATTACCCTGAAGTACTACGCCGGTCGCCCTGTGATCGAACGTATTGAACGTGTGAGCCGTCCCGGCCTGCGCGTGTACAAGGGTCGTCACGCAATCCCTCAGGTCCAGAACGGCCTGGGTGTGGCCATCGTCACTACTCCCAAGGGCGTGATGACTGATCGCAAAGCACGTGCTGCCGGTATCGGCGGTGAAGTGCTGTGCTATGTGGCCTAA
- a CDS encoding esterase-like activity of phytase family protein, whose product MNNPRQLRLWGLSLVCASLAACTTASLSPHHICSTSQARPWSLLGEIRWQHDKLFAGTAVGGLSSIDYDAGSNLYYLVSDDRSAHGPARFYTARIDYDAGGLHQVRLHDTRALLSPAQAPYPSLRQPLPGIATPDAEALRVLPGGRSLLWSSEGDFARGFGPQLLQSGTDGRWQREWPLPPELRLPASKSEGPRSNFTLEALALSQDGRTLWLAMEAALRQDGPLPAAGQAGGPVRITAYDMGTQQPMRQLAYQPDALPADLWLQRGAINGVSAVLADDAEHLLVLERFFAPPLRFGARIYRISTRADASSDTLGQARLLPGNYRPADKELLLDLADASLRSVDNLEGMSWGPPLPDGRRVLLLVSDNNFNPAEVTQFVALSEERGRCGAGL is encoded by the coding sequence GTGAACAATCCACGACAGCTCCGGCTTTGGGGCCTCTCGCTGGTCTGCGCCAGCCTGGCTGCCTGCACGACGGCGTCGCTCTCACCGCACCACATCTGCAGCACATCCCAGGCCCGGCCCTGGTCCCTGCTTGGGGAAATCCGCTGGCAGCATGACAAGCTGTTTGCCGGCACGGCTGTGGGCGGTCTGTCATCGATCGACTACGACGCGGGCAGCAATCTGTACTACCTGGTCAGCGACGACCGCTCCGCGCACGGGCCGGCGCGCTTTTACACGGCGCGCATCGACTACGACGCCGGCGGCCTGCATCAGGTCAGGCTGCACGATACGCGAGCGCTGCTCAGCCCCGCCCAGGCCCCCTATCCCAGTCTCCGCCAGCCCCTGCCCGGCATCGCGACGCCCGATGCGGAAGCCCTGCGCGTGCTGCCAGGAGGACGATCCCTGCTGTGGAGCAGCGAGGGCGACTTCGCGCGTGGCTTCGGCCCGCAACTGCTGCAATCAGGCACGGACGGACGCTGGCAGCGCGAATGGCCGCTGCCGCCCGAGCTGCGCCTGCCGGCCAGCAAGTCAGAGGGGCCGCGCAGCAACTTCACGCTCGAAGCTCTGGCGCTGAGCCAGGATGGCCGCACGCTCTGGCTGGCCATGGAGGCGGCGCTCAGGCAAGACGGGCCCCTGCCCGCAGCCGGGCAAGCGGGCGGCCCGGTGCGCATCACCGCCTATGACATGGGCACGCAGCAGCCGATGCGCCAGCTGGCCTACCAGCCCGATGCCCTGCCTGCCGACCTGTGGCTGCAACGCGGCGCCATCAACGGCGTCAGCGCCGTGCTGGCCGACGACGCCGAGCATCTGCTGGTGCTGGAGCGATTCTTTGCGCCGCCGCTGCGCTTCGGTGCCCGCATCTACCGCATCAGCACCCGTGCCGACGCAAGCAGCGATACGCTGGGCCAGGCCCGGCTTCTGCCGGGCAACTACCGGCCTGCGGACAAGGAGTTGCTGCTGGACCTGGCCGATGCCAGCCTGCGCTCCGTGGACAACCTGGAGGGCATGAGCTGGGGGCCGCCACTGCCCGATGGCCGGCGCGTGCTGCTGCTGGTCAGCGACAACAACTTCAATCCCGCCGAAGTCACCCAGTTCGTCGCCTTGAGCGAAGAGCGCGGCCGCTGCGGCGCGGGTTTATAG
- a CDS encoding glycerol-3-phosphate dehydrogenase/oxidase translates to MNQSTQPLATTRAQLLERLAQTESFDLAIVGGGATGLGVAVDAAARGFKVVLLESLDFAKGTSSRATKLVHGGVRYLAQGNISLVREALHERTTLLHNAPHLAQPLAFVMPSYKLLDTPFYGIGLKMYDALAGKAGLGATEFLSSAKTVKYLPTVQQKGLKGGVKYWDGQFDDARLALALARTAAAKGALLINYCPAEKLIYENQQIAGLICRDAESGRNFTVRAKCVVNATGPWVDLFRQQDAEAQGKPVKPMVAPSQGVHVVVDREFLPTDHALLIPKTADGRVLFAVPWLGKVILGTTDTPRHDLAREPLPFPEELDFILGEAGKYLNRQPTLADVRSMWVGLRPLVKPQDDDGENTKKISREHTVMSSRTGLVTVTGGKWTTYRAMSEDVLAECFQIGRLPSRPAGVTVNLPLVGAPAEAAVTHRMNQSQGLHSYGTDAAAVAALPGAQNWLMDGLSEAMVRFAARFEYARTVEDMLARRSRLLFLDARKAAEIAPRVAAILTEELGQDVHLNDFLALTRQYLPAQG, encoded by the coding sequence ATGAACCAGTCCACTCAACCCTTGGCTACAACGCGTGCACAACTGCTGGAGCGCCTGGCGCAGACCGAAAGCTTCGATCTGGCCATCGTGGGTGGCGGTGCCACGGGGCTGGGCGTGGCGGTGGATGCGGCGGCACGCGGCTTCAAGGTCGTGCTGCTGGAGTCGCTGGACTTCGCCAAGGGCACCTCCTCGCGTGCCACCAAGCTGGTGCACGGCGGCGTGCGCTATCTGGCGCAGGGCAACATCTCCCTGGTGCGCGAAGCACTGCATGAGCGCACGACCCTGTTGCACAACGCACCGCACCTGGCGCAGCCTCTGGCCTTTGTGATGCCCTCGTACAAGCTGCTGGATACGCCGTTCTACGGCATCGGCCTCAAGATGTACGACGCGCTGGCCGGCAAGGCCGGCCTTGGGGCTACCGAATTCCTCTCCAGCGCCAAGACCGTGAAATACCTGCCGACCGTGCAGCAAAAAGGTCTCAAGGGCGGCGTCAAGTACTGGGATGGCCAGTTTGACGATGCGCGTCTGGCGCTGGCGCTGGCGCGTACCGCAGCGGCCAAGGGCGCTTTGCTGATCAACTACTGCCCGGCAGAAAAGCTGATCTATGAAAACCAGCAGATTGCCGGACTGATCTGCCGCGATGCGGAATCGGGTCGCAACTTCACCGTGCGCGCCAAGTGCGTGGTCAATGCCACGGGGCCCTGGGTGGATCTGTTCCGCCAGCAGGATGCCGAGGCCCAGGGCAAGCCCGTCAAGCCCATGGTGGCGCCCAGCCAGGGCGTGCACGTGGTGGTGGACCGCGAGTTTCTGCCCACCGATCACGCGCTGCTGATCCCCAAGACGGCCGATGGCCGCGTGCTGTTTGCCGTGCCGTGGCTGGGCAAGGTCATTCTGGGAACCACCGACACGCCGCGTCATGACCTGGCGCGCGAGCCCCTGCCTTTCCCTGAAGAACTGGATTTCATTCTCGGCGAGGCCGGCAAGTATCTGAATCGCCAGCCCACGCTGGCCGATGTGCGCAGCATGTGGGTGGGTCTGCGCCCGCTGGTCAAGCCGCAGGACGATGATGGCGAGAACACCAAGAAGATCAGCCGCGAGCACACGGTGATGTCCAGCAGGACGGGTCTGGTGACCGTCACCGGCGGCAAATGGACAACATACCGGGCCATGTCCGAGGATGTGCTGGCCGAATGCTTCCAGATCGGTCGACTGCCCAGCCGCCCTGCCGGCGTGACCGTGAACCTGCCCCTGGTCGGTGCGCCGGCCGAAGCCGCAGTCACGCACCGCATGAACCAGAGCCAGGGTCTGCACTCCTACGGCACGGATGCCGCCGCCGTGGCGGCGTTGCCGGGGGCGCAGAACTGGCTGATGGACGGTCTTTCCGAGGCCATGGTGCGCTTTGCCGCGCGCTTCGAGTACGCGCGCACCGTCGAGGACATGCTGGCGCGTCGCAGCCGGCTGCTCTTTCTCGATGCCCGCAAGGCGGCCGAGATTGCGCCCCGCGTCGCCGCCATCCTGACCGAGGAGCTGGGGCAGGATGTGCATCTCAACGACTTCCTGGCCCTGACTCGCCAATATCTGCCCGCTCAGGGCTGA
- the rpsN gene encoding 30S ribosomal protein S14 produces the protein MAKVAMIQRELKREKLAAKYAAKYAELKAIAGDVKRSDEERDAARLGLQKLPRNSNPTRQRNRCEITGRPRGTFRQFGLGRAKVRELAFAGDIPGVTKASW, from the coding sequence ATGGCTAAAGTAGCAATGATTCAGCGCGAACTGAAGCGCGAAAAGCTGGCAGCCAAGTATGCTGCCAAGTATGCAGAACTCAAGGCAATCGCCGGCGACGTGAAGCGTTCCGACGAAGAGCGCGACGCCGCTCGTCTGGGTCTGCAGAAGCTGCCCCGTAACTCGAACCCCACTCGCCAGCGTAACCGTTGCGAGATCACTGGCCGTCCTCGCGGTACCTTCCGCCAATTCGGTCTGGGTCGCGCTAAGGTGCGTGAATTGGCCTTTGCTGGCGACATCCCCGGTGTCACCAAGGCCAGCTGGTAA
- a CDS encoding DeoR/GlpR family DNA-binding transcription regulator: protein MNSNPRQLQLVEEVRARQSTSVEQLAEILGVTLQTVRRDIQKLADAGLLVRFHGGVRVPSATVENLAHTQRQVLHAEGKMRIARAIAEAIPNGCSLILNIGTTTEAVAQALLQHKGLRVITNNLNVAAILSSNADCEVIVAGGVVRTRDRGIVGEAAVDFMRQFKVDIAVIGISAIESDGSLRDFDLREVKVAQTIIGQSREVWLAADHSKFSRQAMVELARLNQIDRLFTDVAPSAPFDALLRDAEVQCTIAQ from the coding sequence ATGAACAGCAATCCCCGCCAGTTGCAGCTTGTCGAAGAAGTCCGCGCCCGCCAATCCACTTCGGTGGAGCAACTGGCCGAAATCCTCGGGGTCACGCTGCAGACCGTGCGCCGCGACATCCAGAAGCTGGCCGATGCCGGCTTGCTGGTGCGCTTTCATGGCGGCGTGCGCGTGCCCAGCGCCACCGTGGAGAACCTGGCCCATACCCAGCGCCAGGTATTGCATGCCGAAGGCAAGATGCGCATTGCGCGCGCCATCGCCGAGGCCATTCCCAACGGCTGCTCGCTGATTCTCAACATCGGCACCACCACCGAAGCGGTGGCCCAGGCCCTGCTGCAGCACAAGGGGCTGCGCGTCATCACCAACAATCTCAATGTCGCCGCCATCCTCAGCAGCAATGCCGATTGCGAGGTCATCGTCGCGGGCGGCGTGGTGCGCACCCGCGACCGCGGCATCGTGGGCGAGGCTGCCGTGGACTTCATGCGCCAGTTCAAGGTGGACATTGCGGTGATCGGCATCTCGGCCATCGAATCGGACGGCAGCCTGCGCGACTTCGACCTGCGCGAGGTCAAGGTGGCCCAGACCATCATCGGCCAGTCGCGCGAGGTCTGGCTGGCGGCCGACCACAGCAAGTTCAGCCGCCAGGCCATGGTGGAGCTGGCCCGACTGAACCAGATCGACCGCCTGTTCACCGACGTTGCACCCTCCGCTCCCTTCGATGCCCTGTTGCGCGATGCCGAGGTGCAATGCACCATCGCCCAATGA
- the proC gene encoding pyrroline-5-carboxylate reductase, whose product MSQTDHSTSVFPPIAFIGGGNMASAIIGGLIRQGVPASSITVVEPFDATRAAIKTSFGIDALPAATEALQSAQLVVWAVKPQSFKEAAAPVAAHTRNALHLSVAAGITTDSIAAWTGTHRIVRAMPNTPALVGRGMTGLFARPEVDAQGKALVETVIGSTGELTWVNQEAHLDAVTALSGSGPAYVFLFLEAMTQAGVDMGLSAEQSYKLAVATFAGGSELAARSSESAQVLRQRVTSKGGTTYAAITHMQEQKLPEHFIEAMRKAQIRAQELAAEFGK is encoded by the coding sequence ATGAGCCAGACCGACCACTCGACCTCCGTCTTCCCTCCCATCGCCTTTATCGGCGGCGGCAATATGGCCAGCGCCATCATCGGCGGCCTGATCCGCCAGGGTGTTCCAGCCAGCAGCATCACCGTGGTCGAGCCTTTTGACGCCACGCGCGCCGCGATCAAGACCAGCTTCGGCATCGACGCCCTGCCCGCCGCCACCGAGGCCCTGCAAAGCGCCCAGCTGGTGGTCTGGGCCGTCAAGCCCCAGAGCTTCAAGGAAGCGGCCGCTCCCGTTGCCGCCCACACCCGCAATGCCCTGCACCTGAGCGTGGCCGCAGGCATCACCACCGACAGCATTGCGGCCTGGACCGGCACCCACCGCATCGTGCGCGCCATGCCCAATACCCCGGCCCTGGTGGGCAGGGGCATGACGGGCCTGTTCGCCCGCCCCGAGGTCGATGCCCAGGGCAAGGCCCTGGTCGAGACCGTGATCGGCAGCACCGGCGAACTCACCTGGGTGAACCAGGAAGCGCATCTGGATGCCGTGACCGCCCTCTCCGGCTCCGGCCCGGCCTATGTGTTCCTATTCCTCGAAGCCATGACCCAGGCGGGTGTCGACATGGGCCTCAGCGCCGAGCAAAGCTACAAGCTGGCCGTGGCCACGTTTGCGGGCGGCTCGGAACTGGCCGCTCGCTCCAGCGAGAGCGCCCAAGTGCTGCGCCAGCGCGTGACCAGCAAGGGCGGCACCACCTATGCGGCCATCACCCATATGCAGGAGCAAAAGCTGCCCGAGCATTTCATCGAGGCCATGCGCAAGGCCCAGATCCGCGCACAGGAGCTGGCCGCCGAGTTCGGCAAATAA
- the rplX gene encoding 50S ribosomal protein L24: MNKIRKGDEVIVLTGRDKGKRGVVSLRKDDSHVIVDGINLVKKHTKPNPMKGTTGGIVEKAMPIHQSNVAIFNAATGKADRVGIKVNADGTRVRVFKSNGAEIAA; encoded by the coding sequence ATGAACAAGATTCGCAAGGGCGACGAAGTTATCGTGCTGACCGGCCGTGACAAGGGCAAGCGTGGCGTGGTTTCTCTGCGCAAGGATGACTCCCACGTAATCGTGGACGGTATCAACCTGGTCAAGAAGCACACCAAGCCTAACCCCATGAAGGGCACCACCGGCGGTATCGTGGAAAAGGCTATGCCTATCCACCAATCCAACGTGGCTATCTTCAATGCAGCGACCGGCAAGGCCGATCGCGTGGGCATCAAGGTGAACGCCGACGGCACACGTGTTCGCGTGTTCAAGTCCAATGGCGCTGAAATCGCCGCCTAA
- the rplN gene encoding 50S ribosomal protein L14 yields MIQTESRLEVADNTGAKSVQCIKVLGGSHRRYASVGDIIKVSVKEAAPRGRVKKGEIYSAVVVRTAKGIRRADGSLVKFDGNAAVLLNAKLEPIGTRIFGPVTRELRTEKFMKIVSLAPEVL; encoded by the coding sequence ATGATCCAAACAGAATCTCGGTTAGAGGTTGCCGACAACACCGGCGCGAAGTCTGTTCAGTGCATTAAGGTGCTGGGCGGTTCTCATCGTCGCTACGCAAGTGTTGGCGACATCATCAAGGTGAGCGTCAAGGAAGCAGCTCCTCGTGGTCGCGTCAAAAAAGGCGAGATCTACAGTGCTGTGGTTGTGCGCACCGCCAAGGGCATCCGTCGTGCAGACGGTTCGCTCGTGAAGTTCGACGGCAATGCCGCCGTGCTGCTGAACGCCAAGCTGGAGCCTATCGGCACCCGCATCTTTGGCCCCGTGACTCGTGAACTGCGTACCGAAAAGTTCATGAAGATCGTGTCGCTGGCCCCTGAAGTTCTCTAA
- the rplE gene encoding 50S ribosomal protein L5, with amino-acid sequence MARLQKLYREKIAAELKEKFGYTSAMEVPRLTKITLNMGVSEAVADKKVMDNAVADLTKIAGQKPVVTKAKKAIAGFKIREGQAIGCMVTLRGVQMYEFLDRFVTVALPRVRDFRGISGRSFDGRGNYNVGVKEQIIFPEIEYDKVDALRGLNISITTTAKNDEECKALLAAFKFPFKN; translated from the coding sequence ATGGCACGACTGCAAAAACTCTATCGCGAAAAGATCGCGGCTGAACTGAAAGAAAAGTTCGGCTACACCTCCGCTATGGAAGTGCCCCGTCTGACCAAGATCACTCTGAACATGGGTGTGAGCGAAGCCGTGGCCGACAAGAAGGTGATGGACAACGCCGTGGCTGACCTGACCAAGATTGCTGGTCAGAAGCCTGTGGTGACCAAGGCCAAGAAGGCTATCGCTGGTTTCAAGATCCGCGAAGGCCAAGCTATCGGCTGCATGGTGACCCTGCGTGGCGTTCAGATGTACGAATTCCTGGACCGTTTCGTGACTGTGGCTCTGCCCCGCGTGCGTGACTTCCGTGGTATCTCGGGTCGTTCGTTCGACGGTCGCGGCAACTACAACGTTGGCGTCAAAGAACAAATCATCTTCCCCGAAATCGAGTACGACAAGGTGGACGCTCTGCGTGGTCTGAACATCAGCATCACGACAACAGCGAAGAACGACGAAGAGTGCAAGGCACTGCTCGCCGCTTTCAAATTCCCCTTCAAGAACTGA
- the rpsE gene encoding 30S ribosomal protein S5: MAKFSPKVQDEGRDDGLREKMIAVNRVTKVVKGGRILGFAALTVVGDGDGRVGMGKGKSKEVPAAVQKAMEECRRNLMKVALKSGTIHHSVKGHHGAAKVELHPAPKGTGIIAGGPMRAVFEVVGITDIVAKSHGSSNPYNMVRATFDALKNSTTPANVAAKRGKSVEDIFTA, from the coding sequence ATGGCTAAATTTTCCCCCAAAGTGCAAGACGAAGGTCGTGACGACGGTCTGCGCGAAAAAATGATCGCGGTCAACCGCGTCACCAAGGTTGTGAAGGGTGGTCGTATTCTCGGCTTCGCTGCACTGACCGTGGTTGGCGACGGTGACGGTCGCGTTGGCATGGGTAAGGGCAAGTCCAAGGAAGTGCCTGCTGCCGTGCAAAAAGCGATGGAAGAATGCCGTCGCAACCTGATGAAGGTTGCACTGAAGAGCGGCACCATTCACCACTCGGTGAAGGGCCATCACGGCGCTGCCAAGGTCGAGCTGCACCCAGCTCCTAAGGGTACTGGCATCATTGCTGGCGGCCCTATGCGCGCTGTTTTTGAAGTGGTGGGTATCACCGACATCGTGGCCAAGAGCCACGGTTCGTCGAACCCCTACAACATGGTTCGCGCAACTTTCGACGCTTTGAAGAACTCCACGACCCCTGCGAACGTGGCAGCAAAGCGCGGCAAGTCGGTCGAAGACATCTTCACCGCCTGA
- the rplF gene encoding 50S ribosomal protein L6 — MSRVAKAIVTIPAGVDVSINAETIKVKGKGGDLSLSLNGLVTIGNNDGKLSFAPANDSREADALAGTIRQLVNNMVKGVTEGFEKKLTLIGVGYKAAAQGSKLNLAVGFSHPVNFEMPAGISVATPTPTEIVIKGADRQVVGQLAAEIRAVRPPEPYKGKGIRYANEKVVIKETKKK, encoded by the coding sequence ATGTCTCGCGTAGCAAAAGCTATTGTGACCATCCCCGCAGGTGTGGATGTGTCCATCAACGCTGAAACCATCAAGGTCAAGGGCAAGGGCGGCGATCTGTCGCTGTCTTTGAACGGCCTGGTGACCATCGGCAACAACGACGGCAAGCTGTCCTTTGCTCCCGCCAACGACTCCCGTGAAGCTGACGCTCTGGCCGGTACCATCCGCCAGCTGGTCAACAACATGGTCAAGGGCGTGACTGAAGGCTTCGAGAAGAAGCTGACGCTGATTGGCGTGGGCTACAAGGCCGCTGCACAAGGTTCCAAGCTGAACCTGGCAGTGGGCTTCTCGCACCCCGTCAACTTCGAGATGCCTGCCGGCATCAGTGTCGCTACCCCCACTCCGACTGAAATCGTGATCAAGGGTGCTGACCGTCAAGTGGTCGGTCAATTGGCTGCTGAGATCCGTGCCGTTCGTCCTCCCGAGCCTTACAAGGGCAAGGGCATTCGCTATGCGAATGAGAAGGTCGTGATCAAAGAGACCAAGAAGAAGTAA